GCTTGACGGACTCGATTGTAAACGGTACATATACTTCCGTTAAGCTATGTAAATGACCGGACGGCCACCCGAGGAGCATGACGCGTGCAACGTGAACGACTGGATATCATCAAGGGCGAAACCGAAGCGATCGAGAAGCTCGACGCTGCCGAGACGGCGCCGGAGCCCGGCGACGCGAGTCCCGAGGAGGGCGGCGTCATCCCCGCCGTAGAGGCGGTCGAGGCGTCGGTCGCCCCGGATGCCGAAGCGCCGCAGGGTCCCCCGCTCAAGAAGACCTGGATGAAGCCCGAGCTCTTGATCGACGACGATCTCGGCGAGCTGCCGGGCGAGTACGAGCGCGATCGCGCCGTCCTCATGGTCCGCGACCCCTTCTGGGTCCACGCCTACTGGGACCTCGACGCGGAGTCGGTCACCCGGGCCAAGCTCGAGGGCGGCGCCCAGCTCACGCTGCGCGTCCACGACGTCACGGACCTCGTCTTCAACGGGGCCAACTCGCACTACCACTTCGACGTGGCCATGCCCTTCGATTTCCAGCGGGTGTGGTACTTCAACGTCCCGAACGACGGGCGCACCTACCTGGCCGAAGTCGGCTACCTGCGCCATGACGGCCGCTTCATCGCTCTGGCGCGCTCCAACGCCGGTACCACGCCCCAGTCCAAGATCTCCTCGATCATCTCGGATCGCTTCGTGGACCCCGAGGTGAGCCCTGGCGTCGCCGCGGCCCCTGCGCCCCAGGTCCAGCAGCCCTCGCCTCCCCCTGCCGCCCCTCGTGTCCCCGAGCTGGTGCCGCAGCAGCCCGCCCCCGCCATGGCGACCCCTGAGGTCGAGAGCGTCGAGCCCGCCCCCCAGAACCTCGAGATCAGCGAGCAGATGTACCGCCTCTCGCTGCGCGGCACGCCCTACTGGTCGGCCAACATCCCCAAGTACGGCGAGTTCCTGCTCGAGCGCGCGACCAGCTCGGAGGCCATGCCGCTCGCGGCCATGTCGAGCGCCCAGCACGCCCCCCAGCCCCCCGCCCCCCAGGCGAAGGACTTCTGGCTGGTGGCCGACTGCGAGCTGATCGTTTACGGCGCCACCGAGCCCGACGCCAAGGTGACCCTGCGGGGCCAGGCCGTCGACCTGCGCCCGGACGGGACCTTCACCCTGCGCTTCGCGCTGCCGGACGGCATGCACCCGATCCCCATCCACGCGGTGAACGCGGACGGGGACATGGAGCGCTCGCTCACCATCACCGTCTCCCGCAACTCCGTCGCGCCATAATCTCAGCCGTCTCAGTCTCGTCGCGAAAGGATCCCGCCCATGGCGATTGGCTATCTGGCAATGGTGCTGCACGCGCACCTGCCGTTCGTGCGCCATCCCGAATACAGCTTCTTCCTTGAAGAGGATTGGCTCTACGAGGCCATCACCGAGACCTACGTCCCGCTCATCGAGGTGTACGACGGCCTGATCGCGGATGGCATCGACTTCCGCATCACCATGACGCTCACGCCGCCCCTGGTCTCGATGCTCGCCGATCCCCTCCTCCAGAGCCGCTACGTCCACCACATCGACGAGCTGATCGAGCTCTCCGAGAAGGAGGTCGTCCGGACCCGCTTCGACGGGCACTTCAACTACCTGGCGCGCTACTACCTGGATCACTTCAAGCGCATCCGCCACATCTTCGTGGACCGCTACAAGGGCAACCTGGTCACGGCCTTCAAGAAGTTCCAGGACCTGGGCGTCCTCGAGATCGTCACCTGCGGGGCCACCCACGGCTTCTTGCCCCTGATGCAGATCACGCCGCAGGCGGTCCGTGCCCAGATCCTGGTGGCCGCCAACTCGTACGAGAGCCACTTCGGCCGCAAGCCCCGCGGCATCTGGCTGCCCGAGTGCGGCTACTATCCCGGGGTGGACCGCTACCTCAAGGAAGCGGGCATCAAGTACTTCTTCACCGACACCCACGGCCTGCTCAACTCGACGCCGCGCTCGCGCTACGGGGCCTACTCGCCCCTCTACTGCCCCAACACCGGGGTGGCGGCCTTCGCCCGCGACCAGGAGTCGTCCAAGCAGGTCTGGAGCTCGATCGAGGGCTACCCGGGCGATCCGATCTACCGCGAGTTCTACCGCGACGTCGGCTACGACCTGGACCTTGACTACATCGGTCCCTACGTCCAGCCGGACGGCACCCGGAAGAACACCGGGATCAAGTACTACAAGATCACCGGCAAGACCGATCAGAAGCAGCCCTACGACCCCTACTGGGCGCGCGAGCGCGCGGCGGTGCACGCCGGCCACTTCATGAACTGCCGCGAGCAGCAGATCGAGCACCTGTTCGGCGTGATGGGCAAGCCCCCCATCGTGGTCTCGCCCTACGATGCCGAGCTGTTCGGCCACTGGTGGTACGAGGGGCCCCAGTTCATCGACTTCCTGATCCGCAAGTCGGTCCACGACCAGAACGTCTTCAAGCTGACGACCCCCGCGGAGTTCCTGGAAGACAACCCGATCAACCAGGTCGCGACCCCCTCCTACTCCAGCTGGGGCGACAAGGGCTACGCCGAGTTCTGGCTCAACGAGACCAACGACTGGGTCTACCCGCACCTGCACGTCGCCGCCGAGCGGATGGTGGAGCTTGCGAGCCTCTACCGGAGCGACGGCAGCCCGCTGCGGACCCGGGCGCTCAACCAGTGCGCCCGCGAACTGCTGCTCGCGCAGAGCTCCGACTGGGCCTTCATCATGAAGACCGGCACCATGGTCGAGTACGCCGTCAAGCGTACCAAGAGCCACCTCAAGCGCTTCAACAAGCTCTACGACGAGATCAAGGGCGGGAGCATCGACGAGGACTGGCTCCACAAGTGCGAGTACCTCGACAACATCTTCCCGGAGATCGACTACCGGGTGTATCGCTGACCTGAAAGGGGATGGGGCCGAGGCCCCATCCCCTTTTTGTAACTTTAGTCACAAGTTAACACCTTTTTTACCGAGTTCTCGGCTGCCACGGCGATAAGTCTCTCGGATGGAATGGGAAACAATCCTTCAGGGAGGACTTCGCAATGATCAACGTCGCTGGCAACCTCAACGCCACCCGCATCAAGCCCCAGGCTCTGCCCGAGGCCAACCAGACGCACGTCGTCCGCAAGGGTGACACCCTGTGGGACATCTCGGCGGCCAAGCTCGGCGACGCCACCCGCTGGCCCGAGATTCACGAGCTGAACAAGAGCCAGATCAAGGATCCCGACCTGATCTACCCCGGCCAGGTCCTCAAGCTTCCCACCCTGCGCAAGCCGTCGCAGCCCACCAAGCCCTCGGTCCCTGCCCAGCCTCCGGTGTCGACCAAGCCGACCCAGCCCACGCAGCCGACCAAGCCTTCTGTCCCCGCCCAGCCTCCGGTCTCGACCAAGCCCACGCAGCCGACGAAGCCCCCCGTGTGCGAGAAGCCCGGCCAGGGCGGCGACGTGATCCTCTTCCCCACCAAGCCGACTCAGCCCACCAAGCCCTCGCAGCCCACCAAGCCCGCCGACCCCAAGTATCCGACCGTCGGCGAGTACGTGAAGGATCGCTTCGACAAGGCGGTCGACTCCACGGTCGACGTGCTGCACGGCGCCGCCGAGCTGGCCCTGCCCCCCGTGCTCCTGGGCGAGATGGTCGGCATCAAGGCCAAGAACTCCGCCGACGCCTACGGCCGGATCTGGGACCTCGAGATGGATCCCGCCGGCAACTGGAAGAACGAGGCCCGCAAGATCCGCGACGAGGAGTCGGCCGAGGCGGACGCCACGATCCGCAACCTCCCCGGCGTCCGCGCCATCCACGCCGCCGGCGATGCCATCGAGGACGCCGCCGAGTGGACCGGCGACCAGCTCAAGGCCGG
The DNA window shown above is from Pantanalinema sp. and carries:
- a CDS encoding DUF4912 domain-containing protein; the encoded protein is MQRERLDIIKGETEAIEKLDAAETAPEPGDASPEEGGVIPAVEAVEASVAPDAEAPQGPPLKKTWMKPELLIDDDLGELPGEYERDRAVLMVRDPFWVHAYWDLDAESVTRAKLEGGAQLTLRVHDVTDLVFNGANSHYHFDVAMPFDFQRVWYFNVPNDGRTYLAEVGYLRHDGRFIALARSNAGTTPQSKISSIISDRFVDPEVSPGVAAAPAPQVQQPSPPPAAPRVPELVPQQPAPAMATPEVESVEPAPQNLEISEQMYRLSLRGTPYWSANIPKYGEFLLERATSSEAMPLAAMSSAQHAPQPPAPQAKDFWLVADCELIVYGATEPDAKVTLRGQAVDLRPDGTFTLRFALPDGMHPIPIHAVNADGDMERSLTITVSRNSVAP
- a CDS encoding LysM peptidoglycan-binding domain-containing protein; this translates as MINVAGNLNATRIKPQALPEANQTHVVRKGDTLWDISAAKLGDATRWPEIHELNKSQIKDPDLIYPGQVLKLPTLRKPSQPTKPSVPAQPPVSTKPTQPTQPTKPSVPAQPPVSTKPTQPTKPPVCEKPGQGGDVILFPTKPTQPTKPSQPTKPADPKYPTVGEYVKDRFDKAVDSTVDVLHGAAELALPPVLLGEMVGIKAKNSADAYGRIWDLEMDPAGNWKNEARKIRDEESAEADATIRNLPGVRAIHAAGDAIEDAAEWTGDQLKAGAKAVAEVPKGAARGAAKGIGGIGEALTRFSNWALGGLK
- a CDS encoding 1,4-alpha-glucan branching protein domain-containing protein, translated to MAIGYLAMVLHAHLPFVRHPEYSFFLEEDWLYEAITETYVPLIEVYDGLIADGIDFRITMTLTPPLVSMLADPLLQSRYVHHIDELIELSEKEVVRTRFDGHFNYLARYYLDHFKRIRHIFVDRYKGNLVTAFKKFQDLGVLEIVTCGATHGFLPLMQITPQAVRAQILVAANSYESHFGRKPRGIWLPECGYYPGVDRYLKEAGIKYFFTDTHGLLNSTPRSRYGAYSPLYCPNTGVAAFARDQESSKQVWSSIEGYPGDPIYREFYRDVGYDLDLDYIGPYVQPDGTRKNTGIKYYKITGKTDQKQPYDPYWARERAAVHAGHFMNCREQQIEHLFGVMGKPPIVVSPYDAELFGHWWYEGPQFIDFLIRKSVHDQNVFKLTTPAEFLEDNPINQVATPSYSSWGDKGYAEFWLNETNDWVYPHLHVAAERMVELASLYRSDGSPLRTRALNQCARELLLAQSSDWAFIMKTGTMVEYAVKRTKSHLKRFNKLYDEIKGGSIDEDWLHKCEYLDNIFPEIDYRVYR